One region of Kineococcus radiotolerans SRS30216 = ATCC BAA-149 genomic DNA includes:
- a CDS encoding NAD(P)/FAD-dependent oxidoreductase, translated as MAMDVALDPRPLSTPTSEATMQHPQPHPKPLSTSVIGASLAGLFAAAAAANAGHQVTIIERDGIPTTPQARRGVPQSEQTHILLHRGLLSAEHLLPGLHDELIQRGAPEFKVGRMALLSADGWAPRGDYGYPLVCSSRTLLEHVIRKRVLALPNVRVLEQTRVQALHQDPSGAWTIQLQPTDHSSSPGGEHSLAADLVIDASGRSSRLPTWLKGLGLPPVPTTTIDARVGYATRRFTSPRPPGPGVLMLASARQSRGCIVSPVEDGYWQVTTVGRGEDRPSRDGEEFLEHLAKLPDPMALDMVKGMTPVSDVVVHRQTANVRHHYGKSRRWPAGLLVTGDALCALNPVYGSGITVAACQGLLLERSFMKAQGGRLNTRRLQRGLARTADLPWTMATSQDRQLLTTPQRARPVEAVVGWWGSEVARLAGQGNDRAADVMQAVTHLMSHPIALFTPPLLLASLRSRLRPRRSQAPEATPARGPRPFGGDAHAPLDLRDLEAPALAGEGRSALG; from the coding sequence ATGGCGATGGACGTGGCCCTGGATCCCCGCCCGCTGTCGACCCCCACCTCGGAGGCAACGATGCAGCACCCCCAGCCCCACCCCAAGCCCCTCAGCACCAGCGTCATCGGAGCGAGCCTGGCCGGCCTGTTCGCCGCCGCCGCAGCCGCGAACGCCGGTCACCAGGTGACGATCATCGAACGCGACGGCATCCCGACCACCCCACAAGCACGACGAGGGGTGCCGCAGAGCGAGCAGACCCACATCCTGCTGCACCGCGGACTGCTCTCCGCCGAGCACCTGCTCCCCGGCCTGCACGATGAGCTCATCCAGCGCGGCGCCCCGGAGTTCAAGGTCGGACGCATGGCCCTGCTCAGCGCCGACGGCTGGGCACCACGCGGCGACTACGGCTACCCCCTGGTCTGCTCCTCGAGGACCCTGCTGGAGCACGTGATCAGGAAGCGCGTCCTGGCCCTGCCCAACGTGCGGGTCCTCGAGCAGACGCGCGTGCAGGCCCTGCACCAGGACCCGTCAGGCGCCTGGACCATCCAGCTGCAGCCGACGGACCATTCCTCTTCACCTGGAGGTGAGCACTCCCTCGCCGCCGACCTCGTGATCGACGCCTCGGGACGCTCCTCCCGGCTGCCGACGTGGCTGAAGGGACTCGGCCTGCCGCCGGTGCCGACTACGACGATCGACGCCCGCGTCGGCTACGCCACCCGACGCTTCACCAGCCCCCGTCCTCCAGGGCCCGGAGTCCTGATGCTCGCCTCGGCCAGGCAGAGCCGCGGGTGCATCGTGAGTCCCGTCGAGGACGGCTACTGGCAGGTCACGACCGTGGGCCGCGGTGAGGACCGGCCCAGCCGTGACGGTGAGGAGTTCCTGGAGCACCTGGCCAAGCTGCCGGACCCGATGGCCTTGGACATGGTCAAGGGCATGACCCCCGTCAGCGACGTCGTCGTCCACCGACAGACCGCCAACGTCCGCCACCACTACGGCAAGTCGCGTCGTTGGCCCGCGGGGCTGCTCGTGACCGGCGACGCTCTCTGCGCGCTGAACCCCGTCTACGGCTCCGGCATCACCGTGGCGGCCTGCCAGGGGCTGCTGCTGGAGCGGTCGTTCATGAAGGCCCAGGGGGGCCGGCTGAACACCCGTCGCCTCCAGCGCGGCTTGGCGCGTACCGCTGACCTGCCGTGGACGATGGCGACGTCGCAGGATCGTCAGCTGCTCACCACTCCCCAACGCGCACGCCCGGTCGAGGCGGTCGTCGGATGGTGGGGTTCGGAGGTGGCCCGCCTTGCTGGCCAGGGCAATGATCGGGCCGCGGACGTCATGCAGGCCGTGACGCACCTGATGTCACACCCGATTGCGCTGTTCACCCCGCCGCTGCTCCTGGCGTCACTGCGTTCGCGTCTGCGCCCCCGCCGCTCGCAGGCACCAGAAGCCACTCCCGCGCGAGGCCCCCGTCCCTTCGGGGGCGATGCACACGCCCCTCTTGATCTCCGGGATCTGGAGGCCCCGGCGCTCGCGGGTGAAGGCAGGAGCGCCCTGGGATAG
- a CDS encoding helix-turn-helix domain-containing protein — protein MNKSQWRGKTVAQRGNDQDRPTIARALDYLLRGYRDGEGNLVTEEQVATAIQVEGLSAEYITALREGTKRNPTADTLRALAAFFGVKAGFFFDPIPDQTSSAAADHEQAADSAHGGPDPSNVSDGVVYAVDSQANLAARLEYLFNLRVRPDGQPWSMRQVSAAAKEHGVALSVGYLHDLRRGIKKSPNMQQIECLAKIFGVWPGYFFQDDKTLEEMNRRLRTLDALENDRVASIAMRARNLSQRELNMVNALIDSALRDAEDFGKDEPRDR, from the coding sequence ATGAACAAGTCACAATGGCGGGGGAAAACAGTGGCGCAACGCGGGAATGACCAGGATCGGCCGACAATTGCTCGCGCCCTCGATTATCTGCTGCGCGGCTACCGCGACGGTGAGGGCAATCTCGTCACCGAAGAACAGGTCGCCACTGCGATTCAGGTCGAGGGGCTCAGTGCCGAGTACATCACCGCTTTGCGCGAGGGCACCAAACGCAACCCGACGGCGGACACCCTTCGGGCTCTGGCCGCCTTCTTTGGGGTCAAAGCTGGGTTCTTCTTCGACCCCATTCCCGACCAGACGTCGTCTGCCGCTGCCGATCACGAGCAAGCTGCGGACTCGGCCCATGGTGGGCCTGATCCCTCGAACGTGTCGGACGGGGTCGTGTACGCAGTCGACTCTCAGGCCAACCTCGCGGCCCGCCTCGAGTACCTGTTCAACCTGAGGGTCCGCCCTGACGGGCAGCCATGGAGCATGCGCCAGGTCAGTGCGGCTGCGAAAGAGCATGGCGTCGCGCTGTCGGTGGGTTACCTGCACGACCTGCGGCGCGGAATCAAAAAAAGTCCCAACATGCAGCAGATCGAATGCCTGGCGAAAATCTTCGGTGTGTGGCCCGGGTATTTCTTCCAAGACGACAAAACGCTGGAAGAGATGAACAGGCGGTTGAGGACTCTTGATGCTCTCGAAAATGACCGTGTGGCCAGCATCGCTATGCGGGCGCGCAACCTCAGTCAGCGAGAACTCAACATGGTCAACGCACTCATCGACAGTGCCCTTCGAGACGCTGAGGACTTCGGCAAGGACGAGCCGCGGGATCGCTAG
- a CDS encoding DUF6545 domain-containing protein encodes MGDLGSLNVTGIVSVLAVTALAAWLLADTYRARVHVKRQRRPSEHPASEQLTGNQGAGDGRAIDLHGSSSIAVAPESKIAHRGSENGTTATKRRDSGSDQGHVADHQARRMLWWTVGALTLGAVVQTGPIRAVIDQAYLGWSKALMHLFGALAAGCLLQLLRLLLGLCPRRRRWLNNAMAITTVLVVMPLLLQPPRTPHLFEPTWAAVAHWVASLALLSWSLGATSTACFGIAARAEARAAGVGMRLVASGCLIGLGYVATCLALLAYALITGSTPPLAHGTGLDVTLQQLAEVVIVIGLVWTSFDRLLHRFLGRERRRAGRAERKRWLVEHIHLVVGRRRQERHFHRLLLELEDIRPWWSALAESMPQLVHFPQQTAAAPANATDAGFQRRRMMSEIHDIERIAVAYVDHDDHEQIRSLALAHGLRAGAQLDIVVWQACVLLGLERYRARAPRSPLPLEVPAPRGASLAEATTMLSHALHGVHPLRERLLQVLHDNAMITSRR; translated from the coding sequence GTGGGTGACCTGGGCTCGCTCAACGTGACCGGGATCGTCTCCGTCCTGGCCGTCACAGCCCTCGCCGCCTGGCTGCTCGCCGATACCTACCGCGCTCGCGTCCACGTCAAGCGGCAACGGCGCCCCTCAGAGCACCCCGCCAGCGAGCAGCTCACCGGCAACCAGGGTGCGGGCGATGGGCGCGCCATCGACCTGCACGGCAGCTCCTCCATCGCGGTCGCCCCCGAGTCCAAGATCGCGCATCGCGGATCCGAGAACGGAACCACGGCCACGAAGCGCCGCGACAGCGGCAGCGACCAGGGACACGTCGCCGATCACCAAGCCCGACGCATGCTGTGGTGGACCGTGGGTGCCCTCACCCTGGGAGCCGTGGTTCAGACTGGCCCGATCCGCGCCGTGATCGACCAGGCCTACCTGGGATGGAGCAAGGCGCTCATGCACCTGTTCGGCGCCTTGGCCGCCGGGTGCCTTCTGCAGTTGCTGCGTCTCCTGCTGGGCCTTTGCCCCCGGCGCCGTCGCTGGCTGAACAACGCCATGGCCATCACCACCGTGCTGGTGGTGATGCCCCTTCTCCTCCAGCCCCCACGCACTCCACACCTGTTCGAGCCCACCTGGGCCGCGGTCGCGCACTGGGTCGCCTCGCTGGCCCTGCTCTCCTGGTCTCTGGGCGCTACCTCAACCGCGTGCTTCGGCATCGCCGCGCGCGCTGAAGCCCGCGCCGCCGGAGTGGGCATGCGCCTGGTCGCCTCCGGTTGCCTGATCGGTCTTGGCTACGTCGCGACCTGCTTGGCCCTGCTCGCCTACGCCCTCATCACCGGCAGCACGCCACCCCTGGCGCACGGCACCGGGCTGGATGTCACGCTGCAGCAGCTCGCCGAGGTCGTCATCGTGATCGGTCTCGTGTGGACCAGCTTCGACCGCCTCCTGCACCGCTTCCTGGGCCGAGAACGACGGCGAGCGGGCCGGGCCGAACGCAAGCGCTGGCTGGTCGAGCACATCCACCTTGTCGTGGGCCGGCGCCGTCAGGAACGCCACTTCCACCGGCTGCTGCTCGAACTGGAGGACATCCGGCCGTGGTGGTCGGCGCTGGCCGAGTCGATGCCTCAGCTGGTCCACTTCCCCCAGCAGACGGCCGCCGCGCCGGCCAACGCCACCGACGCCGGGTTCCAGCGTCGGCGCATGATGTCGGAGATCCACGACATCGAGCGAATCGCCGTGGCCTACGTCGACCACGACGACCACGAGCAGATTCGCTCGCTGGCTCTTGCTCATGGCCTGCGTGCCGGGGCCCAGCTCGACATCGTGGTGTGGCAGGCCTGCGTGCTACTCGGCCTCGAGCGCTACCGCGCTCGCGCACCGCGCAGCCCCCTCCCCCTGGAAGTCCCCGCCCCGCGCGGGGCCAGCCTGGCCGAGGCCACCACCATGCTCAGCCACGCCCTGCACGGTGTGCACCCCCTACGTGAGCGGCTCCTGCAGGTCCTGCACGACAACGCGATGATCACTTCCCGGAGGTAA
- a CDS encoding oxygenase MpaB family protein — protein MNAPQSADARQTSTGSTRAQDAQDAQDTQDLRSGQHPDGLVTPQVLSPQRLAEVNEVYRRLALAEFATESRIGFHLAYLRTFASPRVAGLLSHTGQMQKEPRRRGTDTGLFMYELIHHGLGSEVGDEVVRRLNGMHHRFSIRNEDYVWILGTFVVLGVRTIRRFGWRELTVFEEQASIDWYRELAARMDLTDVPETFEEFDRWFSDYEQTQLRSSPAGRQLIAATLDTVFDPVPTPLRPLAVRAAAVLLEEPARSALGFAAPGPIVRTAVHALFRLRALRRRRQPTPPSWFKPGAATSVYPQGYGLNDLGPRTQ, from the coding sequence ATGAACGCGCCTCAGTCAGCCGATGCCCGCCAGACGTCCACCGGCTCCACTCGCGCCCAGGACGCCCAGGACGCCCAGGACACCCAGGACCTGCGCAGCGGCCAGCACCCCGACGGGCTCGTCACCCCGCAGGTCCTGAGCCCGCAGCGGCTCGCCGAGGTCAACGAGGTCTACCGCCGCCTGGCGCTCGCGGAGTTCGCCACGGAAAGCCGCATCGGCTTCCACCTGGCCTACTTGCGCACCTTCGCCTCCCCTCGCGTAGCCGGCTTGCTCAGTCACACCGGGCAGATGCAGAAGGAGCCGCGTCGGCGCGGCACCGACACCGGCCTGTTCATGTACGAGTTGATCCACCACGGCCTGGGCAGCGAGGTGGGTGATGAGGTGGTGCGACGGCTCAACGGGATGCACCACCGCTTCTCCATCCGCAACGAGGACTACGTCTGGATCCTGGGGACCTTCGTGGTGCTCGGGGTGCGTACGATTCGCCGCTTCGGGTGGCGAGAGCTGACCGTCTTCGAGGAGCAGGCCAGCATCGACTGGTACCGCGAACTGGCCGCTCGCATGGACCTGACCGACGTGCCGGAGACCTTCGAGGAGTTCGACCGCTGGTTCAGCGACTACGAACAGACGCAGCTGCGCTCTTCTCCGGCCGGTCGACAACTGATTGCAGCGACTCTGGACACCGTCTTCGACCCCGTACCGACTCCTTTGCGCCCCTTGGCGGTACGGGCAGCGGCGGTGCTGCTAGAGGAGCCGGCGCGTTCCGCGCTCGGGTTCGCAGCGCCCGGGCCGATCGTGCGGACTGCAGTGCACGCGCTGTTCCGGTTGCGAGCGCTGCGACGGCGGCGACAGCCGACACCGCCGAGCTGGTTCAAGCCGGGAGCAGCCACCAGCGTGTACCCGCAGGGGTACGGGCTGAACGACTTGGGGCCCCGCACGCAGTGA
- a CDS encoding glycoside hydrolase family 6 protein, with the protein MTSSTAPSSRPSPRYRRSLALAAALAAGGALLAPLPAQAAAGAAPAPTSSASPTESEDPASIDPDARTPKAADPADQDEVDSLWEKLKRWVTGVGESNEATEDEGREDQDQPHPSTTTGKDAAALPAGANNTVLTAGGFVNSIGVGMHVAYLDRAYGDVDSVKLAEDLGVKHVRDGLGSTDSVPLESMKRLSEAGISINWVAQPETSSFTIENQLQLIKDNDLNVTSVEGVNERDNAGVSDWAGKVRAHQRELYTAVKDTLGEDVAVVAPSLVFDESRAELGEVPSDIANSHPYTGGAMQTAEHTEHQVQMAAEVTPGVDTSTPQAADARTTLSSAVEDGGAMWATELGFHTATDSTAGNGVQPHVSEDAQAVLQLQQLLANFQNGVDRSYIYELLDEGSNNAEAEDRFGLYHSDGSPKPVATALKNLIATVEHGGPSATGSASPAEVEVNGGSDDTTTLVLPRADGSTVVAVWEAAPVWDQDGEKPLDVPDREVTLDVGEDVDAQVFVPGQSAKALDSEKGVSTLNLTSQAAPTIVVLAPTGGTDDAAQSPEDEADGETAAENADADTRTDTGGEAAEEETGAGGNPFAAAAPYADPSYAAQEIDDVRGSDPDAAQALERIAKGGVALWVGDWTRDVTATVRDYATAAQKAGKTAVVVTYAAPGRDCGSYSAGGLSPQEYPGWVEQVADGLRGTGAAVIVEPDAIAQVGQCDGQGDRLALLRKAVQVLDEAGAAVYLDAGNSSWTGGQVDTIAQRLRKAGVDQARGFATNVSNFNADAAERSYAEALSKELDGAHYVVDTSRNGSGGNGEWCNPEGRTLGKTPAAVDDDSHQDARLWIKRVGESDGTCNGGPAAGTFWVEQAVELAQST; encoded by the coding sequence ATGACCAGCTCCACCGCACCGTCGTCCCGCCCCTCCCCTCGTTACCGCCGCAGCCTCGCCCTGGCCGCGGCCCTGGCTGCTGGCGGTGCGCTGCTCGCCCCGCTACCGGCGCAGGCTGCAGCCGGCGCCGCACCGGCACCCACCTCGTCGGCCTCACCGACCGAGTCGGAAGACCCCGCCTCGATCGACCCCGACGCACGGACGCCGAAGGCCGCCGACCCGGCCGACCAGGACGAGGTGGACAGCCTCTGGGAGAAGCTCAAGCGCTGGGTCACCGGCGTCGGCGAGAGCAACGAGGCAACCGAGGATGAGGGTCGAGAAGACCAAGACCAGCCCCACCCCTCTACGACAACCGGCAAGGACGCCGCGGCCCTCCCCGCGGGCGCGAACAACACCGTCCTCACCGCGGGGGGCTTCGTGAACTCCATCGGCGTCGGGATGCACGTCGCCTACCTCGACCGCGCCTACGGGGACGTGGACTCGGTGAAGCTGGCCGAGGACCTGGGCGTGAAGCACGTCCGCGACGGTCTGGGCTCCACCGACTCCGTGCCCCTGGAGTCGATGAAGCGCCTCAGCGAGGCCGGCATCTCGATCAACTGGGTCGCGCAGCCGGAGACCTCGTCCTTCACCATCGAGAACCAGTTGCAGCTCATCAAGGACAACGACCTCAACGTCACCTCGGTGGAGGGGGTGAACGAGCGCGACAACGCCGGGGTCAGCGACTGGGCGGGCAAGGTCCGCGCCCACCAGAGGGAGCTCTACACCGCGGTCAAGGACACCCTGGGCGAGGACGTCGCCGTGGTCGCGCCGTCTCTGGTCTTCGACGAGTCGAGGGCGGAGCTGGGTGAGGTTCCCTCCGACATCGCCAACAGCCACCCCTACACCGGGGGGGCGATGCAGACCGCTGAGCACACCGAGCACCAGGTGCAGATGGCTGCTGAGGTGACCCCCGGCGTGGACACCTCCACCCCGCAGGCCGCCGACGCGCGGACCACCCTGTCCAGCGCGGTCGAGGACGGCGGGGCGATGTGGGCGACGGAGCTGGGCTTCCACACCGCCACCGACTCCACCGCCGGCAACGGGGTCCAGCCCCACGTCTCCGAAGACGCCCAGGCCGTGCTCCAGCTCCAGCAGCTCCTCGCCAACTTCCAGAACGGCGTGGACCGCAGCTACATCTACGAGCTGCTGGACGAGGGCTCCAACAACGCCGAGGCCGAGGACCGGTTCGGGCTGTACCACTCCGACGGATCCCCCAAGCCGGTCGCCACGGCGCTGAAGAACCTCATCGCCACGGTCGAGCATGGGGGCCCGTCCGCGACCGGCAGTGCCTCCCCAGCGGAGGTGGAGGTCAACGGCGGCAGCGACGACACGACCACGCTGGTTCTGCCTCGCGCCGACGGATCCACCGTCGTCGCGGTGTGGGAGGCCGCCCCGGTGTGGGACCAGGACGGAGAGAAGCCCCTCGACGTCCCCGACCGGGAGGTCACCCTCGACGTGGGCGAGGACGTCGACGCTCAGGTCTTCGTCCCGGGTCAGAGCGCGAAGGCCCTGGACAGCGAGAAGGGGGTCAGCACGCTGAACCTGACCAGCCAGGCTGCGCCCACCATCGTCGTCCTCGCGCCCACCGGCGGCACCGACGACGCCGCGCAGTCGCCTGAGGATGAGGCGGACGGTGAGACCGCGGCCGAGAACGCAGACGCCGACACCCGCACCGACACCGGCGGCGAGGCAGCGGAGGAGGAGACAGGGGCGGGCGGTAACCCGTTCGCCGCCGCCGCGCCCTACGCCGACCCGAGCTATGCCGCGCAGGAGATCGACGACGTGCGCGGCAGCGACCCCGACGCCGCTCAAGCGCTGGAACGAATCGCGAAGGGCGGGGTGGCGTTGTGGGTCGGGGACTGGACCCGCGACGTGACCGCCACGGTGCGCGACTACGCCACCGCCGCCCAGAAGGCGGGCAAGACCGCGGTGGTGGTGACCTACGCCGCGCCGGGCCGCGACTGCGGGTCCTACTCCGCCGGTGGTCTCTCCCCGCAGGAGTATCCCGGCTGGGTCGAGCAGGTCGCGGACGGCCTGCGCGGCACCGGTGCCGCGGTCATCGTCGAGCCGGACGCCATCGCCCAGGTCGGGCAGTGCGACGGGCAAGGCGACCGCCTGGCCCTGCTGCGCAAGGCCGTGCAGGTCCTCGACGAGGCCGGGGCGGCGGTCTACCTCGACGCCGGCAACAGCTCGTGGACCGGTGGGCAGGTCGACACCATCGCGCAGCGGCTGCGGAAGGCCGGGGTCGATCAGGCCCGCGGGTTCGCCACCAACGTGTCCAACTTCAACGCCGACGCGGCCGAACGCTCCTACGCCGAAGCGCTGTCGAAGGAGCTCGACGGCGCGCACTACGTCGTGGACACCAGCCGCAACGGCTCTGGCGGCAACGGAGAGTGGTGCAACCCCGAAGGGCGCACCCTGGGTAAGACCCCCGCCGCCGTCGATGACGACTCGCACCAGGACGCGCGCTTGTGGATCAAGCGGGTGGGAGAGTCCGACGGCACCTGCAACGGCGGGCCGGCGGCCGGCACCTTCTGGGTCGAGCAGGCAGTCGAGCTGGCGCAGTCGACCTGA
- a CDS encoding cell division protein FtsK has product MPSLAQAAAATQERPPSLGGTDPGGSGLLSEPGTTMLTRTAALPPRPTTWPTRSLVCLAGAVAGYAAAPEVGYPKLSAVAAVLGGAASLHEAVHGVRSARRAALADDLTEALTPLLGLRKPSRRHVEASRWKPERPEKGEAGEGGAGVIASRWNGWWVGTPLRLKLAYARGVVNADHPKWKTSVLDTVSRLLGCDYVIVRHDTRKGVVQLRRKYRDASLAPYLELEVLRAERLVRSLLGPGARLTPEFDEMQASLESDDFDQAPAAGTSSPSEEATAVTRQIVALNVHHQAGTRVATAAQRARVERSMSAMMAGRWRARFQLHQDFVRFELRPTLPTRVPSPAPREHDMDPLLNYDRVEIPYAVDEDGATIAWRPAIDPMLMVVGPTGTGKTVLLHNIVARFAKWGWPVHIVDGKGIEFLGFREWPNVQTVATYVDEQVALIHAVWQIMEDRYAAVIAGEATETDFEPVVLILDEFRDFYGNVLPWYADIRVTGRGGDPSKPPVLEAVKSIARKGRSSRVHLVLGTQRPDADFLSGEARDNFRARVALGRLSPQGANMMWDSYTAGVSVPRIRGRGTTLGPAGNVIEVQTFWTPDPRKVREGQHDDLDILRALRPSEAAHERLVIVPPEPRQGKNDEEEDVRYSQWSRPYFQPSLTAGVGARPSEHLRDVARIIPLKLRPDLATRSLLSPALAAEWLPPNVAAEHDPADTDGIVIVEPDPRAGRFVSIEPAGRGPRQGQASRTRAADLLGRGEIDADDDSGEDLSEAGELDGSAGDPFDGYGDPVDLDVDELAAGYLVLVDDGTDHWAVLEGDPEEDFDEPDLRSLEWRDDQDDAASLTVDAGTLITARIPRDDDLEAEDSPARRAPSRASSPRAGGSRVTSKVNAPRGAEAAPRPSRPQRVRATSRRPPTAPAVTNPSQAEAGERAHLHVVR; this is encoded by the coding sequence ATGCCCTCCCTCGCGCAAGCCGCGGCTGCGACGCAGGAACGCCCACCCTCGCTGGGAGGCACCGACCCCGGAGGCTCGGGGCTGCTCAGCGAGCCGGGCACGACGATGCTCACCCGGACTGCGGCGCTCCCTCCTCGGCCTACGACCTGGCCGACGCGCTCGCTGGTGTGCCTGGCCGGTGCCGTGGCCGGCTACGCCGCAGCTCCCGAGGTCGGCTACCCCAAGCTCTCAGCCGTCGCCGCCGTCCTCGGCGGAGCAGCCTCGCTGCACGAAGCCGTCCACGGCGTCCGCAGCGCACGCCGAGCGGCGCTCGCCGACGACCTGACCGAAGCCCTGACCCCGCTGCTGGGACTGCGCAAGCCCTCGCGCCGTCACGTCGAAGCCAGCCGCTGGAAGCCGGAACGTCCCGAGAAGGGCGAGGCGGGGGAGGGCGGCGCGGGGGTCATCGCCTCCCGATGGAACGGATGGTGGGTCGGGACGCCGCTGCGCCTGAAGCTCGCCTACGCCCGAGGCGTGGTCAACGCCGACCATCCCAAGTGGAAGACGTCCGTGCTCGACACCGTGTCGCGTCTGCTGGGCTGCGACTACGTGATCGTGCGCCACGACACCCGCAAGGGAGTCGTGCAGCTGCGCAGGAAGTACCGCGACGCCTCCCTCGCCCCCTACCTGGAGCTGGAAGTCCTGCGCGCGGAACGTCTCGTGCGGTCCCTGCTGGGCCCCGGCGCCCGCCTCACCCCGGAGTTCGACGAGATGCAGGCGTCTCTCGAGTCCGACGACTTCGACCAGGCCCCCGCCGCGGGTACCTCCTCACCCTCGGAAGAGGCGACCGCGGTCACCCGCCAGATCGTCGCCCTCAACGTCCACCACCAGGCCGGCACTCGCGTCGCCACCGCCGCTCAGCGAGCACGAGTCGAGCGCAGCATGTCCGCGATGATGGCGGGCCGCTGGCGAGCGCGGTTCCAGCTGCACCAGGACTTCGTCCGCTTCGAGCTTCGCCCCACGCTGCCAACGCGGGTACCTTCCCCGGCCCCGCGTGAGCACGACATGGATCCACTGCTGAACTACGACCGGGTCGAGATCCCCTACGCCGTCGACGAGGACGGGGCCACCATCGCCTGGCGTCCCGCCATCGACCCGATGCTCATGGTCGTCGGCCCCACCGGTACCGGTAAGACGGTGCTGCTGCACAACATCGTCGCCCGCTTCGCCAAGTGGGGATGGCCCGTTCACATCGTCGACGGCAAGGGCATCGAGTTCCTCGGATTCCGGGAATGGCCCAACGTCCAGACCGTCGCCACCTACGTCGATGAGCAGGTCGCCCTCATCCACGCCGTCTGGCAGATCATGGAGGACCGCTACGCCGCCGTCATCGCCGGCGAAGCCACCGAGACCGACTTCGAGCCGGTCGTGCTCATCCTGGACGAGTTCCGCGACTTCTACGGCAACGTCCTGCCCTGGTACGCCGACATCCGCGTCACCGGCCGTGGAGGAGACCCCAGCAAACCGCCCGTACTGGAAGCGGTGAAGTCCATCGCCCGCAAGGGCCGCAGCTCCCGCGTCCACCTGGTCCTGGGTACCCAGCGCCCCGACGCGGACTTCCTCAGCGGTGAGGCACGAGACAACTTCCGGGCACGCGTCGCTCTGGGACGCCTCTCCCCGCAGGGCGCGAACATGATGTGGGACAGCTACACCGCCGGCGTCAGCGTCCCCCGCATCCGCGGCCGCGGCACCACGCTGGGACCGGCCGGCAACGTCATCGAGGTCCAGACCTTCTGGACCCCCGACCCCCGCAAGGTCCGCGAAGGCCAGCACGACGACCTGGACATCCTGCGTGCTCTCAGGCCCAGTGAAGCTGCCCACGAGCGTCTGGTCATCGTTCCCCCCGAGCCGCGTCAGGGGAAGAACGATGAGGAAGAAGACGTGCGGTACTCGCAGTGGTCCCGTCCCTACTTCCAACCGTCCCTGACCGCCGGCGTCGGAGCCCGACCCAGCGAGCACCTCCGAGACGTCGCCCGCATCATCCCGCTGAAGCTGCGTCCAGACCTGGCGACGCGATCCCTGCTGTCCCCGGCCCTGGCCGCGGAATGGCTCCCGCCGAACGTCGCCGCCGAGCATGACCCCGCAGACACCGACGGAATCGTGATCGTCGAGCCCGACCCGCGCGCTGGCCGGTTCGTTTCGATCGAGCCGGCCGGACGAGGACCGCGTCAGGGCCAGGCCAGTAGGACCAGAGCTGCTGACCTCCTCGGCCGCGGGGAAATCGATGCGGACGACGACTCCGGTGAAGACCTCAGCGAGGCGGGGGAGCTCGACGGGTCGGCGGGTGACCCCTTTGACGGCTACGGGGATCCGGTCGATCTGGACGTCGACGAGCTGGCGGCCGGCTACCTGGTGCTCGTCGACGACGGGACTGATCACTGGGCCGTCTTGGAGGGCGACCCCGAAGAAGACTTCGACGAACCGGACCTGCGCAGCCTGGAGTGGCGCGACGACCAAGACGACGCGGCGTCCTTGACGGTCGATGCCGGCACCCTCATCACCGCCCGCATCCCTCGCGACGACGACCTCGAGGCGGAGGACTCTCCGGCTCGTCGCGCTCCCTCACGTGCAAGCTCGCCCCGCGCCGGCGGGTCTCGGGTCACTTCCAAGGTGAATGCCCCACGCGGAGCCGAGGCTGCGCCCAGGCCGAGCCGGCCTCAGCGGGTCCGAGCAACCAGCCGCCGACCTCCCACCGCGCCAGCGGTGACCAACCCCTCGCAGGCGGAGGCCGGGGAGCGCGCGCACCTGCACGTCGTGCGCTGA